One genomic segment of Micromonospora sp. WMMC415 includes these proteins:
- a CDS encoding NADH-quinone oxidoreductase subunit C: protein MTAPNDRLDDGGVPVPVTPAGASSTAPAEYPPASPAGRGMFGNQGTGDVSGYGGLVRPRRPVESASRPYGGYFDEVTDALEEAYPGFADAIEKVVVDRGELTLHVRPERIAEVCQVMRDDLALRFELCSSVSGVDYLGADERRLHVVYQLTSMTYRRRVRLEAAVSVEDPHLPSVTSVYPTADWQERETYDMFGIVFDGHPNLTRILMPDDWEGHPQRKDYPLGGVPVEYKGAEIPPPDRRRSYQ, encoded by the coding sequence GTGACCGCGCCCAACGACAGGCTCGACGACGGCGGCGTACCGGTGCCGGTGACCCCGGCCGGCGCCTCCAGCACCGCCCCCGCCGAGTACCCGCCGGCCAGCCCGGCCGGCCGGGGCATGTTCGGCAACCAGGGCACCGGCGACGTGTCCGGCTACGGCGGCCTGGTCCGCCCGCGCCGGCCGGTCGAGTCGGCGTCGCGGCCGTACGGCGGCTACTTCGACGAGGTCACCGACGCGCTGGAGGAGGCGTACCCGGGCTTCGCCGACGCTATCGAGAAGGTCGTGGTGGACCGGGGCGAGCTGACCCTGCACGTCCGCCCCGAGCGGATCGCCGAGGTCTGCCAGGTCATGCGGGACGACCTCGCGCTCCGTTTCGAGCTGTGCTCCTCGGTGTCCGGGGTGGACTACCTCGGTGCCGACGAACGCCGGCTGCACGTGGTCTACCAGCTCACCTCGATGACGTACCGGCGGCGGGTCCGGCTGGAGGCCGCGGTCTCCGTCGAGGATCCGCACCTGCCCAGCGTGACCAGCGTCTACCCGACGGCCGACTGGCAGGAGCGGGAGACGTACGACATGTTCGGCATCGTCTTCGACGGCCACCCCAACCTGACCCGGATCCTGATGCCGGACGACTGGGAGGGCCACCCGCAGCGCAAGGACTACCCCCTCGGCGGCGTGCCCGTCGAGTACAAGGGCGCCGAGATCCCGCCGCCGGACCGGAGGAGGTCGTACCAGTGA
- a CDS encoding NADH-quinone oxidoreductase subunit B family protein, whose translation MGIEEKLPAGVLLTSVEKLVNWSRKSSVWGATFGLACCAIEMMAAGGPHYDMGRWGMEVFRASPRQADLMIVAGRVSQKMAPVLRQIYDQMAEPRWVLSMGVCASSGGMFNNYAIVQGVDHVVPVDMYLPGCPPRPEMLIDAILKLREKIMHEPLGANGRKMLEARQARGDVPVVPYGSMPSSYRSDKARRAEWTKAVREGREEQLRIENWMKAQNHLHQHGGVQK comes from the coding sequence ATGGGTATCGAGGAGAAGCTCCCCGCCGGCGTCCTGCTCACCTCGGTGGAGAAGCTGGTCAACTGGTCGCGCAAGTCGTCGGTCTGGGGCGCCACGTTCGGCCTCGCCTGCTGCGCCATCGAGATGATGGCCGCCGGTGGCCCCCACTACGACATGGGCCGCTGGGGCATGGAGGTCTTCCGGGCCTCGCCGCGGCAGGCGGACCTGATGATCGTGGCCGGCCGGGTGAGCCAGAAGATGGCCCCGGTGCTGCGCCAGATCTACGACCAGATGGCCGAGCCCCGCTGGGTGCTGTCGATGGGCGTGTGCGCCAGCAGCGGCGGCATGTTCAACAACTACGCGATCGTCCAGGGCGTCGACCACGTGGTCCCGGTCGACATGTACCTGCCCGGCTGCCCGCCCCGGCCGGAGATGCTCATCGACGCGATCCTCAAGCTCCGCGAGAAGATCATGCACGAGCCGCTGGGCGCGAACGGCCGCAAGATGCTGGAGGCCCGCCAGGCCCGCGGTGACGTGCCGGTGGTCCCGTACGGCTCGATGCCGTCGTCGTACCGCAGCGACAAGGCCCGGCGGGCCGAGTGGACGAAGGCCGTCCGCGAGGGCCGCGAGGAGCAGCTGCGGATCGAGAACTGGATGAAGGCCCAGAACCACCTGCACCAGCACGGGGGTGTCCAGAAGTGA
- a CDS encoding demethylmenaquinone methyltransferase has translation MSSTPRGQRASLDKQPHEVAAMFDGVAARYDLTNTVLSFGQDRSWRRATRAALDLRPGERVLDVGAGTGVSTEELAHSGAYAVGADLSLGMLYAGKRARPAVPLLAGDALRLPFADASFDAVTISFALRNVNDTDAALRELARVTKPGGRLVVCEFSTPVNPAFRTVYLSYLMRSLPAVARAVSSNPDAYVYLAESIRAWPDQAALAARIGAAGWGRVAWRNMSGGIVALHRATRA, from the coding sequence GTGAGTAGTACACCCCGGGGTCAGCGCGCCAGTCTGGACAAGCAGCCGCACGAGGTCGCCGCGATGTTCGACGGTGTGGCCGCCCGCTACGACCTGACCAACACCGTCCTCTCGTTCGGGCAGGACCGGTCCTGGCGGCGGGCGACCCGGGCCGCGCTCGACCTGCGGCCCGGTGAGCGGGTGCTCGACGTGGGTGCCGGCACCGGCGTCTCGACGGAGGAACTGGCCCACTCGGGGGCGTACGCGGTCGGAGCCGACCTCTCCCTCGGCATGCTGTACGCCGGCAAGCGGGCCCGCCCGGCCGTGCCCCTGCTGGCCGGTGACGCGCTGCGGCTGCCGTTCGCGGACGCGAGCTTCGACGCGGTGACCATCTCCTTCGCGCTGCGCAACGTCAACGACACCGACGCGGCGCTGCGCGAGCTGGCCCGGGTCACGAAGCCGGGTGGCCGCCTGGTGGTGTGCGAGTTCAGCACGCCGGTGAACCCCGCGTTCCGGACGGTCTACCTGTCGTACCTCATGCGGTCGCTCCCGGCGGTGGCGCGTGCGGTCTCCAGCAATCCGGACGCCTACGTGTACCTCGCCGAGTCGATCCGGGCCTGGCCGGACCAGGCGGCGCTGGCGGCGCGGATCGGGGCGGCCGGGTGGGGCCGGGTGGCCTGGCGCAACATGAGCGGCGGCATCGTGGCCCTGCACCGGGCGACCCGGGCCTGA
- a CDS encoding geranylgeranyl reductase family protein produces MTTVENDAEVIVVGAGPGGSATAYHLARHGVRVLLLEKTEFPREKVCGDGLTPRAVRQLIRMGVDTSTEAGWLHNRGLRVIGGGVRLELDWPDLASFPNYGLVRTRLDFDDLLAQRAVAAGAKLRTSVNVIGPVLDGDGRVVGVEAEVGPEKEPVTYRAPLVVAADGVSGRLPLALGLAKREDRPIGVAVRRYYRCEVKHDDDYLESWLELRSKGSDALLPGYGWIFGLGDGRVNVGLGVLNSSSAFGKTNYRRLLTDWLANTPEEWGMTDEANAEGPILGAALPMGFNRVPHYTRGMLLVGDSGGMVNPFNGEGIAYAMESGELAAEIAVQALARPAGAERERALMAYPTELKARLGGYYRLGGIFVKLIGRPEVMRAATRYGMPHPTLMRFVLKLLANLTDPRGGDAMDRVINAMSKAAPAV; encoded by the coding sequence ATGACCACGGTGGAGAACGACGCCGAGGTGATCGTCGTGGGCGCCGGTCCCGGTGGGTCGGCGACCGCGTACCACCTGGCTCGGCACGGCGTACGGGTGCTGCTGCTGGAGAAGACCGAGTTCCCCCGGGAGAAGGTCTGCGGTGACGGGCTGACCCCACGCGCCGTGCGGCAGCTGATCCGCATGGGCGTGGACACCTCGACCGAGGCCGGCTGGCTGCACAACCGGGGCCTGCGGGTGATCGGCGGCGGTGTCCGGCTCGAACTGGACTGGCCCGACCTGGCCAGCTTCCCCAACTACGGCCTGGTGCGCACCCGGCTGGACTTCGACGACCTGCTCGCCCAGCGGGCCGTGGCCGCCGGCGCCAAGCTGCGCACGAGCGTGAACGTCATCGGCCCGGTGCTCGACGGCGACGGCCGGGTGGTCGGTGTCGAGGCCGAGGTGGGGCCCGAGAAGGAGCCGGTCACCTACCGCGCACCCCTGGTGGTCGCCGCGGACGGCGTCTCCGGTCGACTTCCCCTCGCTCTCGGGCTGGCGAAGCGGGAGGACCGGCCGATCGGCGTGGCCGTCCGGCGGTACTACCGCTGCGAGGTGAAGCACGACGACGACTACCTGGAGTCCTGGTTGGAGCTGCGCAGCAAGGGCAGCGACGCCCTGCTGCCGGGCTACGGCTGGATCTTCGGGCTGGGCGACGGCCGGGTCAACGTCGGCCTCGGCGTCCTCAACTCGTCGTCGGCCTTCGGCAAGACGAACTACCGGCGGCTGCTGACCGACTGGCTCGCCAACACCCCCGAGGAGTGGGGGATGACCGACGAGGCGAACGCCGAGGGGCCGATCCTCGGCGCGGCGTTGCCGATGGGCTTCAACCGGGTGCCCCACTACACCCGGGGGATGCTGCTCGTCGGTGACTCCGGCGGCATGGTCAACCCGTTCAACGGCGAGGGCATCGCGTACGCGATGGAGTCGGGCGAGCTGGCCGCGGAGATCGCGGTGCAGGCCCTCGCCCGTCCGGCCGGCGCGGAGCGGGAGCGGGCGCTGATGGCGTACCCGACGGAGCTGAAGGCGCGGCTCGGCGGCTACTACCGGCTCGGCGGCATCTTCGTGAAGCTGATCGGCCGCCCGGAGGTCATGCGGGCCGCCACGAGGTACGGCATGCCCCACCCGACGCTCATGCGCTTCGTGCTCAAGCTGCTGGCCAACCTGACCGATCCGCGGGGCGGGGACGCGATGGACCGGGTCATCAACGCGATGTCGAAGGCGGCACCCGCCGTCTAG
- a CDS encoding NADH-quinone oxidoreductase subunit A yields MSLSPYVPIIGLFALAAGFALFSVAAARLAGPRRYNKAKLEAYECGIEPSPQPVGGGRFPIKFYLTAMLFIVFDIEIIFLYPWAVSFDALPIFGFVEMVLFIVAVFVAYAYVWRRGGLDWD; encoded by the coding sequence ATGTCGCTCTCGCCTTACGTACCGATCATCGGGCTGTTCGCCCTCGCCGCGGGGTTCGCCCTGTTCTCCGTGGCGGCCGCCCGCCTCGCCGGCCCTCGCCGCTACAACAAGGCCAAACTCGAGGCGTACGAGTGCGGCATCGAGCCCAGCCCGCAGCCGGTCGGCGGCGGCCGGTTCCCGATCAAGTTCTACCTGACGGCGATGCTCTTCATCGTCTTCGACATCGAGATCATCTTCCTCTACCCCTGGGCGGTCTCGTTCGACGCCCTGCCGATCTTCGGCTTCGTGGAGATGGTCCTGTTCATCGTCGCGGTCTTCGTCGCGTACGCCTACGTGTGGCGGCGCGGCGGCCTGGACTGGGACTGA
- the nuoE gene encoding NADH-quinone oxidoreductase subunit NuoE, with protein sequence MSTTFSEETRARAREIIARYPADRSRSALLPLLHLVQSEEGYVSPAGIAFCAEVLGLNKAQVGAVASFYTMYKRRPTGDWLVSVCTNTMCNVLGGQQVYDTLAEHLGVGHDETTADGTITLEHAECLAACDYGPVMTVNYDFFDNVDPHTAVGVVDELRGGGRPVPSRGARLCTLKEMSVQLAGFADEREGAVADGVPGDPTLRGLRLAQEHGIAVSGFDPNTPIRSKAEADEAAEKAKAEAAEKAPPAAGNGARPAGNAGAGEPAPPAAAAGSTTRDVKAPDDKSPEVRAAETRQPDAKTAVPDAPGTKVPVDGVPPSPRDAREAEAAGAAANPPAGDGKPAGDEAGTQERNLREAEAGAGTRSPNASDRGAQK encoded by the coding sequence ATGAGCACGACCTTCAGTGAAGAGACCCGGGCGCGGGCGCGGGAGATCATCGCCCGGTACCCGGCCGACCGGTCCCGCTCGGCCCTGCTGCCGCTGCTGCACCTGGTGCAGTCCGAGGAGGGGTACGTCTCCCCGGCCGGCATCGCGTTCTGCGCCGAGGTGCTGGGGCTGAACAAGGCCCAGGTCGGCGCGGTCGCCTCCTTCTACACGATGTACAAGCGCCGCCCGACCGGTGACTGGCTGGTCAGCGTCTGCACCAACACCATGTGCAACGTGCTCGGCGGCCAGCAGGTCTACGACACGCTCGCCGAGCACCTCGGCGTCGGGCACGACGAGACCACCGCCGACGGGACGATCACTCTGGAGCACGCCGAGTGCCTGGCGGCGTGCGACTACGGCCCGGTGATGACGGTCAACTACGACTTCTTCGACAACGTGGACCCGCACACCGCGGTCGGCGTGGTCGACGAGCTGCGCGGCGGCGGCCGGCCGGTGCCGAGCCGGGGGGCCCGGCTCTGCACGCTGAAGGAGATGTCGGTGCAGCTCGCCGGGTTCGCCGACGAGCGTGAGGGCGCGGTCGCCGACGGCGTCCCGGGCGATCCGACCCTGCGCGGGCTACGGCTGGCGCAGGAGCACGGCATCGCCGTGTCGGGCTTCGACCCGAACACGCCCATCCGCAGCAAGGCGGAGGCCGACGAGGCCGCCGAGAAGGCGAAGGCCGAGGCGGCCGAGAAGGCACCGCCGGCCGCGGGCAACGGCGCCCGACCGGCCGGCAACGCCGGTGCGGGCGAGCCGGCCCCGCCGGCCGCGGCGGCCGGCAGCACCACCCGGGACGTCAAGGCGCCGGACGACAAGTCGCCCGAGGTGCGGGCGGCCGAGACCCGGCAGCCGGACGCGAAGACGGCGGTCCCCGACGCGCCGGGCACGAAGGTTCCGGTGGACGGCGTACCCCCGTCGCCCCGCGACGCCCGGGAGGCCGAGGCCGCGGGCGCGGCGGCGAACCCGCCGGCCGGTGACGGCAAGCCCGCCGGCGACGAGGCCGGTACGCAGGAGCGCAACCTCAGGGAGGCGGAGGCGGGGGCCGGTACGCGCTCCCCCAACGCGAGCGACAGGGGGGCCCAGAAGTGA
- a CDS encoding NADH-quinone oxidoreductase subunit D, with amino-acid sequence MTASNYATERETTEGKVFTVTGGDWDDVVSGTDPINDERIVVNMGPQHPSTHGVLRLILELEGETVREARSVVGYLHTGIEKNLEYRNWVQGSTFVTRMDYLSPLFNETAYALAVEKLLGIEEQITERATTIRVLMMELNRISSHLVWVATTAMELGAVNMMLYGFREREYILEIFEMVTGLRMNHAYVRPGGVAQDVPDEAIVKIREFLKLMPKKLKEYENLLSGQPIWLERTQNVAVLDVTGCLALGVTGPVLRSAGLAWDLRKTMPYCGYETYEFDVPTHTDGDVWGRYLVRLAEIRESLKLVEQALDRLEPGPVMVADRKIAWPAQLAIGVDGMGNSLEHVAKIMGQSMESLIHHFKLVTEGFRVPPGQVYIAVESPRGELGVHAVSDGGTRPYRVHYREPSFVNLQALPAMAEGGLIADVIAGGASLDPVMGGCDR; translated from the coding sequence GTGACCGCGTCCAACTACGCCACCGAGCGCGAGACCACCGAGGGCAAGGTCTTCACCGTCACCGGTGGGGACTGGGACGACGTCGTCTCCGGCACCGACCCGATCAACGACGAGCGGATCGTCGTCAACATGGGCCCGCAGCACCCGTCGACGCACGGCGTGCTGCGGCTGATCCTGGAGCTGGAGGGCGAGACGGTCCGCGAGGCCCGCTCGGTCGTCGGCTACCTGCACACCGGCATCGAGAAGAACCTGGAGTACCGCAACTGGGTCCAGGGCTCGACCTTCGTGACCCGGATGGACTACCTGTCGCCGCTGTTCAACGAGACGGCGTACGCGCTGGCGGTGGAGAAGCTGCTCGGCATCGAGGAGCAGATCACCGAGCGGGCGACCACCATCCGGGTCCTGATGATGGAGCTGAACCGGATCTCCTCGCACCTGGTCTGGGTGGCCACCACCGCCATGGAGCTGGGCGCGGTCAACATGATGCTGTACGGCTTCCGCGAGCGGGAGTACATCCTCGAGATCTTCGAGATGGTCACCGGCCTGCGGATGAACCACGCGTACGTCCGGCCGGGCGGCGTGGCGCAGGACGTGCCGGACGAGGCGATCGTCAAGATCCGCGAGTTCCTGAAGCTGATGCCGAAGAAGCTCAAGGAGTACGAGAACCTGCTCTCCGGCCAGCCGATCTGGCTGGAGCGGACGCAGAACGTGGCGGTGCTCGACGTGACCGGCTGCCTCGCGCTGGGCGTGACCGGCCCGGTGCTGCGCTCCGCCGGCCTGGCCTGGGACCTGCGCAAGACCATGCCGTACTGCGGCTACGAGACGTACGAGTTCGACGTGCCGACGCACACCGACGGCGACGTGTGGGGCCGCTACCTGGTCCGGCTCGCCGAGATCCGGGAGTCGCTGAAGCTGGTCGAGCAGGCGTTGGACCGGCTCGAGCCGGGCCCGGTGATGGTGGCCGACCGGAAGATCGCCTGGCCGGCGCAGCTCGCCATCGGCGTCGACGGCATGGGCAACTCGCTGGAGCACGTCGCCAAGATCATGGGTCAGTCGATGGAGTCGCTGATCCACCACTTCAAGCTCGTCACCGAGGGCTTCCGGGTTCCGCCGGGCCAGGTCTACATCGCGGTCGAGTCGCCGCGCGGGGAGCTGGGCGTGCACGCGGTCTCCGACGGCGGCACCCGGCCGTACCGGGTGCACTACCGGGAGCCGAGCTTCGTCAACCTCCAGGCCCTCCCGGCGATGGCGGAGGGCGGCCTGATCGCCGACGTGATCGCCGGTGGCGCCTCGCTGGACCCGGTCATGGGCGGGTGTGACAGGTGA
- a CDS encoding LPXTG cell wall anchor domain-containing protein, translated as MTFLQRSSLARAGAATLLAAGLTAVGTPARAADAPDLVLIPISTSLAKGVDEAQAKPFKFTVTNTGTATAKDVSVRVKVDRLKLNRVGYVMPDGCVRVSGSTMYQCLLGDLPAGTSEDFGVPLFSTGGKGNGGVLTVGVATATPQPNVADEVVDVPVEVTRPGYDLTAWAQDIQDNVVVDGALQNEPDLKPVRRGVTVPLDWAVYNDGSRKATGVFYGLTLPRGVNFVQTPAGCVQQEILGKAQLLCEDSGVVVRPGEYYTADVTVRVGADVTEPVLHEGDLFAYGLDAAEGEPEEEPKVADPAQRRAFAEVDELDNHTVFEAFVDLSAQPSPSPSGTPSPTPTATPTAGPSPSGQPSGTPTPGGGDGGGSGDGGGLPVTGVQVGLIAGIGAAVLVAGGALLLLSRRRKVVLVGPDDEKQTD; from the coding sequence ATGACCTTCCTCCAGCGCTCCAGCCTGGCGCGGGCGGGTGCCGCAACCCTGCTCGCCGCCGGGCTGACCGCCGTCGGCACGCCCGCGCGGGCCGCCGACGCACCCGACCTCGTGCTGATTCCGATCAGCACGAGCCTGGCCAAGGGCGTCGACGAGGCCCAGGCCAAGCCGTTCAAGTTCACGGTCACCAACACCGGCACGGCCACCGCGAAGGACGTCAGCGTCCGGGTGAAGGTCGACCGGCTCAAGCTCAACCGCGTCGGCTATGTGATGCCCGACGGCTGCGTACGGGTCAGCGGCTCGACGATGTACCAGTGCCTCCTCGGCGACCTGCCCGCCGGCACCAGCGAGGACTTCGGCGTCCCGCTGTTCAGCACCGGCGGGAAGGGCAACGGCGGCGTGCTGACCGTCGGGGTCGCCACCGCCACCCCGCAGCCGAACGTCGCCGACGAGGTCGTCGACGTGCCGGTCGAGGTGACCCGCCCGGGCTACGACCTCACCGCCTGGGCACAGGACATCCAGGACAACGTCGTGGTCGACGGCGCCCTGCAGAACGAGCCCGACCTCAAGCCGGTGCGGCGCGGGGTCACCGTGCCGCTCGACTGGGCCGTCTACAACGACGGGAGCCGCAAGGCGACGGGCGTCTTCTACGGTCTCACCCTGCCCCGCGGCGTCAACTTCGTGCAGACCCCGGCGGGCTGCGTCCAGCAGGAGATCCTCGGCAAGGCCCAACTGCTCTGCGAGGACTCCGGCGTCGTCGTACGTCCCGGCGAGTACTACACCGCCGACGTGACGGTCCGGGTGGGCGCCGACGTCACCGAGCCGGTGCTGCACGAGGGTGACCTCTTCGCGTACGGGCTGGACGCGGCCGAGGGCGAGCCCGAGGAGGAGCCGAAGGTGGCCGACCCGGCCCAGCGGCGTGCCTTCGCCGAGGTCGACGAGTTGGACAACCACACGGTCTTCGAGGCGTTCGTCGACCTGTCGGCTCAGCCCAGCCCGAGCCCGAGCGGCACGCCGAGCCCCACCCCGACGGCGACTCCGACGGCCGGGCCGAGCCCGAGCGGCCAGCCGAGCGGCACGCCGACCCCGGGTGGCGGCGACGGCGGCGGCTCCGGCGACGGCGGTGGCCTGCCGGTCACCGGCGTGCAGGTCGGCCTGATCGCCGGCATCGGCGCGGCCGTGCTGGTGGCCGGCGGCGCGCTGCTGCTGCTGTCGCGGCGGCGGAAGGTCGTCCTGGTCGGCCCTGACGACGAGAAGCAGACCGACTGA